Sequence from the Priestia megaterium genome:
TGTTAGATATCCTTTTTTTACACCTGGGTCGATCACAAGCTTACGCAAACCTGAGAAGTTGTCTCGTTCCATATAGTCCTGTGCTTCTTGTTTTTGAAACCATTTCATATACTCACTTGCTTTTTGCTGATTTTTATTTGTTCTAAGCTCACGCATAAAGGTATAAGGGTGCGGACCGTTAAAAGCAATTAATTTTTGTACATATTCCGGGTAGCGATAAGCAAATGTCCATCCGATTCCTGCTCCCTAGTCGTGTACAACTAGCGTGCAGGAGCGATATCCTAAACCTTCAATCACTTGGCGAATATCTTCTACTAATACATCAATTTCGTACGATTCCAGTCCGCTTGGCTTTTCAGATAAGTTATATCCTCTTAAATCCAAAGCAACTGTGTGAAAATCATTAGAAAATTCATCTATCTGGTGTCGCCAAATATGCGAAAAGTCAGGAAACCCATGAAGAAATAGCATAAGCTCTCCTCGCCCCTTGCTTATATAGTGCAGATTAACGCCATTTACGTTTATATATTGTTCACTCATTGTTCACTTCCTCCTTTTATGTAGCTGTAGAGCAGTATAACGCTGTAAAAAAATGAACGTCAATTCATTTGCTTCGTTCACTTCTTTTTATCTCCTTTTATGAATATAGTTAATTATTTAGAGTGGATCTTTTTGAAGGAGTGATTAACAGTGGCTCATAGCTATTCAAAGGGCTGGTTTATTCAGCAGTTAAAAGCGGTCAATATCTCTAAAATTGATGGAAGAAAGCTAGAAAGTTATAAAACCTACATTCTTCGCAATTTGCATGCTGAACTTGTAGAACAAGGTAAAATTAACAGCTAACAGCCCGCTTTTGACAAGCGGGCTGTTTTTAAAGCGCTCGATCAATAAAAGATAATACGCGCTTTACATATTCTTTTTTGTATACATGATAATTTTGAACGTGTTCTGCATTATCAGTTTTCCAGAAGTGAAAAGCATCCGGGTGCGTTTTAGCCATTTTTTCACTTTCAGTGTAAGGAATTTTTGTATCTCCTGTGCTGTGTATAAATAAAATTGGTCGAGGGTAAATATGCTCGACTGCTTTAATAGGACTAGCTTCAGCAGGATTTGCATCTGCAATAACAGGAAGAATAGCAATTGTTAGCGGTGTAAACGGAAAGTTTGGTAAATGAGACCATACAGATAGATTTTCTTTTAAATAAGAGGTTAAATCACTAAAAGGACTATCGGCTACCACTGCTTTTACGTCTTCATCTTGAGAAGCTGCTAATAAAGAAGTGGCTGCTCCCATTGAAATGCCGTAGAGCACAATTGGCTCTTTTGTTGTTTCTTTCATTTTCTGAATAACGCCTAATAAATCGAGCTGTTCTTTTACACCAATCGTCGTTTGATTCCCTTCTGAGTCTCCTGCATCTCTAAAATCAAACATGACCACTCGATATCCCGCTTTTACAAATTCTTTACTCAGCGGCAGAAAGCCAGCTCCTTGTGCTTCACGGTTATTCCCGTATCCATGTGACATAATAATGGTCGCTTTTGGCTGTTCCGTTGGTTCAATCATCCATCCTTTTAAATGGGTTATTCCGTCTTTGCTCAAAAATACTTGATTGCTATAGTGCATGCCGTAATCATCAGGATTTTTCACAGCAGGATTTTTATCCAATTTTGTCAGGCTTATGCCTACATAAAGAGAAATTGCAGTACAAAGTACAAAACAAAGAATAACAAAGGATATCAGGCTGATCCATATTGTTTTTTTCTTTTCACCTGTATTTGTCTGTCTATTTAGAACTGGAGTCAAGCTCGTTCCTCCTTTTTATCTAAGATCATCTTTCCTATTCTTATTGCTGCTTCCCTTTCTCCATTTTAGAGCTAGCCCATCTATTTTATGAATAAAATTCGTTTTATTTTCCACATATTTTTCTGGTTCAAAGCGATGGCGGTGCGCTAGTTCTATTTTCAACGTTTCGTATTCTTTTGCTGCATCAGGGTGAGTACGCAGGTAATCTCGAAACCATATATGCCGATTAATTTCTGGGTGGCCTTTTTCATAAATATGAACATGATGCGTTCTTTCATTTCCGCCTTTTTGGAAGTATCTTCTTCCTTTTATGCCGTTTTCACCTTTCGCTTCGTATCCAAGCTGTTCCATCCTCTGATTATGTGTATCTACTTTCTTTATATCTTTCACTTCAATAAGTAAATCAATAATCGGTTTTGCGCTTAAGCCGGGAACAGCAGTGCTTCCAATATGATGAACCTCTAAAACTTGAGCTGACATTATAGTTGTTAAGGTGGCAGCTTCTTTTGTAAATTCCTTTTCCCACGCGATATTATAGGGTGTCAGCTGAATTTCTCTTACAGACTTCATCTTCAATTCCTCCTCTTGTAACGAAAAAACTGCTTATTATAGAATAGCCTATAATAAGCAGTCTTTCATCATTTAACATGTTATTAAGTTTTATCTAGTAAACGCCTGCTTCGCTAAATTAACAATCGTCATATCATCCATGGGAGGGTTATGAAGGCCCGCACGCACATCTCTATAATAACGCTGCAGCGGATTACTGCGCTGCAAGCTTCGCGCTCCCACTATGCGCATGGCTTTGTCGACAACCGTACAGGCACTATTGGTCACTACGTGTTTGACAGCTGCTAACTCTCCGGCTAATGCTGCTCGGTCGCTGGTCTCATCCCATTTACTTGCCACGCTGTACATAAAGTGACGCGCCTGCATAAGTTCAAGTTCCATCTCTCCTACTAAACGCTGCACATTTGGCAACTCGCTAATCGTTCCCTCAATACTATTAGGCGAATATTCTGTAGCAAATGCGACAGCATAATCTCTTGCTGCGATGGCTGTACCCATGTAGCAAGCTGGTATATGAAGCAGCCAGCCGCTTGGCTCATTCTTTTTAAAACCACCGAGGCGTTCAACAAGAAAGTCCTGTTTAATATCGACGTTTTCTAGCACAAGATCGTGACTTCCTGTCCCGCGCATTGCAATCATATCCCATGTTTCTTCTATTGAAAGTCCGCTTGTTTCACGAGGAATTAAAAATAAGCCGATCTCTTCTTCACCTTCAATGCTTGCTTTTACCAAGAAGTAATTTAAGACCGGAGACATCGTGGTGAATGTTTTTCGGCCGTTGATTCGCCAGCCTTCTTTTGTTTTTACGGCTGTCGTTTCCGGTTTTCCTCCTCGAGTAGGACTTCCTGTCTTCGGTTCAGTAGCAGCGGTGTTAATAAGTGCACCTTTTTCTATTTCTTTAAAAATAAAATCGAGCATTTGCTGATTCCAAGGCTGTTTTTCACGCAAGTCCATTGTAATCCCCATATGCCATCCAATACTAAGAGCCGTAGAAGCATCTCCTTGAGCAATTAATTCTTGAAATAATAAAAAATCATAAAGGCGTAATTCATCTCCGCCATATTTGCTTTCTAGAGAAAGATGTGTATAGCCCGCTTCTTTTAACTCTTGAATATTTTCAAAGGGAAACGTACCTTCTTCATCTATTTTAAAAGCTCGTTTCTTAAATTTTTCGACTAGAGGCAGCAGTTTTTCATACGTATATTTTTGGTTTTTATTTACAAATGAAACACTCATTTGCTTCATCTCCTTTTTATATGACAGAGTGTCCCTATCGGATTAATATATAGTTTTTATCATAGCATATCTCACTCTTACTGTGCATGTTTGGTGTGTTTATCTTTCTCGTTCGATTTATTATTTTTCTAATTTAACGGTCTGTTTTACTTATACGTTCCATACATTTAATGGAATAAAAAGAAAGGGATGGTGTGAATGAATCAATGTCCAAAATGCGGTGCCCGTGCAAGCGCAGACCAACTATTTTGCAATAACTGTGGCTTTTCTTTCACAGTGTCACCAGCTGCAGCTAAGTACAAAAAGAAATGGTATATTGGCGGGGGTATTGCGCTTATACTTCTTTTAACTTTTGTATTTTATTTCTTTTTCTCTGGCTCAGAAGAAAAAACGGCTGACCGCTTTATTGAGGCATTAGAATCGAAAGATACAGCTGTGTTAAGAGAGTTAGTAGACTCTTCACAGTCTACTATAGTTATTAATGACGCATCTATTCAAGCTCTGTTGGATGCAACTTCCGATGGTTCTATTTTACGAGACGTTGAAAATGATTTGAAAAATAAATTGAGTATCTACTTTACAATAAAAGAACAGAAACATTCACTACTCTTCAAAAAACAGTACGTGGTTGTGCCGTCACCATATTATATCTCCCTCACCACGCCAGAGGATGCAACGGTTACAGTCAATGACACAAAACAATCGATATCCAAAAATCAAACGCAAAAAATAGGGCCTTTTATGATTGGAAGTTACCCGCTTACGGCTTCTTATGAAAGCTCTTACGGAAAACTTTCAGACCAAACCACTGTAAATTTTCACCGGCAAAAAGAAGAAAATATATCTCTTGTATTTAAAGGGGCTTACGTTACAATCTCATCGAATAGAGATGACGCTATTTTATTCGTAAACGGAAAAAGCACGGGACTGCAGGTGAATAGCTCATCACAAATAGGGCCTGTTGCCACGGATGGAAGCGTCACTGTTCATGCAGAAGTGCAAAAAGACGGTACAACGTTCAAAAGCAGTCCCTACACTATTCAAAGTGAAGAAAGTATTACGTTAAATATACAAACGCCGCCCGTTGAAAAGGAAAAAACCGTCATAAAAGAACGAGAAGTGATCGTGCCTGGGCCGCGCTCTTATGCTACTTCAAGCTCTTATATTCTTCCGGGTTCGGATTCTTACAAATTAAGCTATAGTGATATTAGCAGTTTGAGCTCGAGTGAACTAAGGCTAGCTCGAAATGAAATCTATGCGCGGCATGGGTATGTATTTAAATCGAAAGATCTTCAAGCCTATTTTTATGGAAGGTCATGGTATACGCCTGATTCATCATTTAGAGATTCCTACTTATCAAGCGTTGAAAAATATAACGTTGATTTTATTAAATCATATGAGTAAGGTGAACTCCCCTTTTGCACAGGGGATTTTTTTGATTGAAGCGAGTGCTTACTCCTACGTTTTTTTAAATACCATGATTCCTATACACGTTAATAAATTTCTTATAGCCTTCTTCATTCTTTTCACTGTAAAATATAAAATAGATGTACATAAACTTAATACACACAGAAGGAGAGATGGAGAATGAATGGAATTGGACAACTTCCACAAAAGCTTAATGTACATTTGATTTTAGAAAATATTCAAGAAACCATGATCATTGCGGATAAAGACTATCGTGTGCAGTGGATGAATGCAAGAGCAATTGAAACACTCCAGCCAGTACTCCCAATCTACCAGTTATCTCATATCGAAGAGTTAATTGGAAAGCATATGGACTTCTTTCATTCCAATTCTGAAGAAGCGGAAAAATTACTCACCTCTCTTCATACAACCTACAGAACGCGTATAACGATTGGCAGTCAATACGTAGCAGAAGCTGTGATTCACCCCATTGATACAAAAGACGGTGAGCGTTATGGCTACTTGCTTATGCTATTAGACTTTACAGATCAAGCCGAAGCAGAGCTTGAAAAAGAACGGTTAATTGAGGATTTGTCCACTCCTTTATTAAAGATATGGGACGAGGTTTTAGCTGTGCCCATTACCGGTAAGATGAATATAGAACGTGGAAAGAAGCTAACTGAAACGGTATTAGAGGCAGTTGTAAAAGAACAGGCGCGCTATCTGCTTATTGATTTATCTTCCCTTCATTCGTTAGATGAAGAACACGGTTATTATATTAACACGCTCCACGATTCTTTGCGTTTGATTGGTACCACTTGCCTTATTGTTGGTCTTTCTTCAAAAATGGCTCTCTCGCTTGTAGATTCTCAGTTTAATTGGCGGACATTTTCCACTGTCCAACAAAGCATCTCTTACATTTTAGAAAAAAAGAATTATCGTATTGCACCCATTTCATAAGCCTATCATATCATTAAGTAATCCTCTCTCAATCGCTTTTTCCTTCAACTGGAAAAGGCGATTTTAGTTATGAGGAATTGTGAACGTTTAGGCACTTATCATCATAGGATACATTAATCAACCATAGAAAAGGGTGAGAGCGTATGCCAAGTGTTATTAATATTTATAATTTAAAAATCAACAGTATCTCAAGCAACGGTTCTGTCAACATTGGCGAAGCACTCCATAACAGTCACACGGCTCATTCGAAATCCACTGGTACGAACTCTTCTTATGGCGATGTCTCACCTGCTTCCTCGAAAATGCGAAATATTTATATCGATCCTGATACAAATGACCAAACAGATATTGCAAACGTTGATCATGTCAATGGTTATCAGCAGTGATATAGGGCAATGCTTGTCAACAGCATGACGACAAACGGTGAATACATTCTCTCTTAAAGCGATAGTTAGAGCGGAATGAATAAAAACAGTAAGGAGTCTCTTTATGCCTCTTCAAATTAACGTTTTTAATATCGTAACAAATGGTGTCACGCAAAACGCAAATATTGATTTTGGTTCCACCATTCAAAACAGTCACACGGCGAACTCAAAGTTTAACGGCGCGAATTTTTCTTTAGGTAACTTCTCTCCTACTTGCTCTCAAATGAATACGGGCGTGTTAGATCCTGATGTAAGTGATCAAGATCAAATTGCAAACCCTTCAGCTCCAATTGGAAATCAAATTTAGCTTTAACAATTTTGTCATTTTACTTGGCACATTACAAGGAGGTGTGTAAATATGTTTCCATTTGGAAAGTCTCCTTTTAAAGGAATGATGGAAAATATCCCAAAAGGAATGGCATCTAAAGACATGAATAAATATATTCAGCAAATGATTTCTTCTACGATGTCCCATTCTTTTCCGGATTTTATGCAAGGAAATGAATTCTTTAAGCAAGCGCAAGACATGATGAAAGAACAGCAGGATATGGGAACTGAAGGTCATGGACAAAAGCTAAGAAGATTTGATTCAAACGTCATCAATACATTAGATGAATGCATTGTGCAGTTAAAAATCCCTAACCGCGATATTGTATCAAGCATTAAAGTCTATCATACGCCATACGTGTGCACGATTGAAGGAATAGATGGAGAAGAATCCTTCAAAGAAGAAATTCAGCTTCCTTGTTCGGTTCGCAAAAAAGGTACACGCGCCGTATATCGTTCCGGAGTGTTGGAAATCCGGATGCCTAAACATGTTAATATTCCTATGTCTCAAATAGACGTCCACGATTTAGATTAAAGTGGACGTTTTTTTCTGTTTTCATGCATACATATAAAATAGAAAGCTGCAAAAGGCCTTGTTTTATTTTTTTAAAGAAGGTGACAAATATGAATCATGGAAAATTTAAAAAGTGGGCAGAAACGTTACAAGAAGAAAACCATACGAAATTTTGGGAAAAGATTTTTGACGATGATAGTGAAAAAAAGAATGATACGGAAGCAGATGCTTCTCCTCAAATTGTAAATGAGTATCGAGATTATCCTTTAATTGATGTATATGAACGAGCAAATCAACTGTTAGTTGTGATTGAAATACCCGGTGCTAAACGAACAGACGTCGAATTGACCATGCACGAAAATACTTTACACATATCCGGTTCATCTCTTTTAACGATAAAGGATGCAAATGTTCTTCACAAAGAAAGACGTGAAGGAACATTTCAACGATCAATCATTCTTCCACCTGCTGTAGGGGAAGCGCCGTGTCACGCATCATTTAAAGATGGTCTTTTGCACGTGAAATTTGATTTGTAATTTATTGTGCAGAACTATACGTAGCATGAAAGGCAGGGAATTTCATGTTTTCTAAGTGGTTTAAACAATCGCCTAAAATTGAAACAGTCCGTAAAATAAATCCGTCTTCCCTTCCAACCAAAAAAAAAGCAGGTCCCATAGACCAAAGTTCTAATCAAAAGCGAAAAGAATTATCTGAAAAGATGAAGTCAAAAAAACAGTCTAATCTAAAAAAAACTCCTCAGCAGCCAAAGAAGTTACCTAGCCAGACGGAGTCTAAGACATCTGAGGAAGCTGAATTCACCAAACCCGCTCTCTCGTCAGATTCAGCGCTGAACTTGCAGGGGATTCTTGATCAAGTGACGCGTTTAACCGACGCAATCCCTAAAATAGAAGAGCTTCATCAGCAATTACATGAATCAGCTCACCTTATTCAGTCGCTGTCTCAACTGCACGAGCAAACAGCTCATTTGCTCTCCGCTTTGCAGTCAGCTCCTAATTTTGAAGATATTCAAAATCAGATCTCTGCGTTAAAGGAAGTATCGTCCAATACAGCTTTATATGAAATGCTGACAAGTCTTGACAAAAAGATTAGTGAAGTAACTCAGCCAAAGCAGTCCATTGTGGTTGAAAAAATTATGGTCGAAAAAGTATTGCTAGACAAAATTGACCTTAGTAATAATTTTGGCCAGCTAGGCATTAAAGATTTGACCGGCCACTTAAACATTGGTACAACGTATAGCGCCGACTCTGATCAAGTAGATGAAGAAGTCAAAGACTTGTTTTCTGTTAAGCTAAAAGAAAAAAAGATTGATGAACATACAACTGAGACAACGATGAGTTCAGGAGGTGAAACAGAGAAACCTGATCACCTCGAAGAATAAAAAATGACCGCCACTGCTTATTTAAAGCAATTGTCGGTCATTTTTGTTTCAAGAAAGACTTGCAATTCTTTCTGTAGACGTTTCAGTAAGAAATCTGAAATTTCTTCTTGAATTTCTTCTTTATGATGAGATGATGCTACAACAATACGTCCTGTTTTTCCTAAGAAAGCCCGGTATTCAATTACCTTCATCGCAGCATGAAGTAAGTTCGCGTCCGAAAGCGGCGCATTTGTTAGTAACACAATATTTACTTCGCTTTCTTTTTGTCCATGTGTCAGCACAGCCAGCCACGAGTCACCTTTATCATCTTTTAAGCGAACTTCATGACTAGATAAAAACGCAGAGTTCCACGCCGTGTCAGCACTGCTTTGCTGTTGAACAATTTCTTGACACCAGTCTAGACCTGTTTCATTTGAACCAAGTGAAAGAGTTCTCAAAGGACGCACAAAGGATAAACATAGCTTGCCCGGTTCCTTTTGTAACTGATACAACTCATGGAAGTCCGTCTCTGGATATTGATACGGCGGCACAAAAGCAATTTGTCGCTTGTTCACAGCGGGATGGTGAAATACATGCAAATCAACGCCATATACTCTTTTTAACGTAGCTGCATCCTGAAAAATGGCATCCATACCCGTTTCTTCTACTCTTCCATCTTTCAGTAACACGGCATTATCTGCAAACAGCGAGGCGATGTTGAGATCATGCAAAATGGCCAGAACCGTTAAGCTCATTTCCTGCTGTAAAGTTTTTAACAGCTGAAGCAGTTCCATCGTATGTTTTACATCTAAGTGATTAGTTGGTTCATCAAGAAGTAAGTAGTCAGGTTCTTGCGCCAGTGCTTTAGCCAGTAAAACCCGCTGTTTTTCTCCACCGCTTAGCGATTGAAAGGTATGATTTCTATAGTGCCAAACGTTTGTTAATTTCATCACGCTTTCCACCACTTCTTCATCCTGTGCTGATACAGTGCTAAACAATCCTTTTGCCTGATAAGGGTAACGTCCAAGTGAAACAATTTCTTGAACCGTAAATTCTAACCCAATTTGATTTTCTTGCGTCATAACTGCCACTTTTTGCGCAAGTTGTTTTGGTGAATAAGCCTTCACTGACTTTCCTTCTACCTTCACTTCTCCTGATTGAATGCTTAATACATTCATGATTAAGCGAATAAGCGTTGTTTTCCCGCTTCCATTTGGTCCTAGTAAAGCGACAAAAGAACCTTTGTCTACGGTGAACGTAATGTCACGAACGGTCGGTTGCTGTTTATCGTATCCTCCTGTCACATTATATAGTTCAATCATGATATTCCTCTCTTCCGCATACGTTCTTTTACAAGGAGCAGCGTAAAAATCGGCGAACCAATTAAGGCGGTTACAACTCCAATCGGCAGTTCACGCGGTTCTAATATCGTTCGTGCCAATAAATCCGCTAAAACTAAATAACTTCCTCCGATTAAAATAGAAAGCGGCAGTACATGCTTATGATTAGCTCCCGCTACGAGACGTACTACATGGGGAATAACCAAACCAACAAATCCGATTGCTCCGGATACTGATACCGCAGCCCCTGTCAACACGGACGCTCCTATTAAAATTATTCTTTTTTTCTTCTTTACGTCTATTCCCATAAACTGAGCGGATTGATCGCCAAATGCTAAGCCGTTCAGCTCTTTTACATGTAACAGCAGCATAATCGTACCGACCAAAAAAAACGGCCCTAAAATTTGAATGTGAGACCATCCTCTCATTGATACGCTTCCCATTAGCCAATATAAAACCTGCCTTACATCTTCTTCAGGAGAAAGAGCCACAATTAATGAAATAAGCGCGCTCATAAAGGATGATAAAATAATCCCAGCTAAGATGATGGTTTCATTGGCCAAATTGCCGCTTGCGAGCTTCGTAATACCAAAAACTAAAAGAAGGGTAATAAATCCAGATACAATGCCGACTACAGGCAGCGTGAAGATGGACAAACCAAAAATACTCCAATGGAAATAAATTGCCATCACAGAGCCAAGGGTTGCACCGGAGGAAACCCCAATTGTGTAAGGATCAGCAAGAGAATTTCTTAGTAGCCCTTGAAAAGCAGCCCCTGCTATAGAAAGCGAAGCTCCTACTAAAAATGCTACCAGTACTCTTGGGAATCGAATTTGCCAAATGATTAAATCCATATTTTCCGGACCATGATATAGGGATAATCCGGTAAGGTGGCCAATAATAATTTTGATTGTATCTCCTACGGTTAACGAAACCGTACCAATAAATACCCCCATGATAACCGAAGTACATACAATAAATAAACTCCCTATGTATAAAATAGATGTTTTGTTAAAAAAGATATTTTTAAAAATCAATACGTTCAGCTCCTCTAGGAAACGAGGCGTGATGTTTTACATTAACCATTCATTTTCCTGTCCATAACCCATGTTTCCACCATACATAGAGTTGGAAACAATCAGCTTTTATTTGTCACGAGTGTGAGATTGTTGAACTAGACAACGTAACATAGCGTACTAAAAATTCTGGTAAAAAAACAAGTGAAAGCCTCTGTAAGCTATACTTTTTGTGCTTGCTCAGGGCTTTTATAGTTATCTATTAAATGATACAGCTTTTCCATATCTACAGCTTCTCGCACATATGCTGCTGCTTTTGAAAAAGACTCCTCTTTTCGCAGACGGCTGTTGAATGTATCCGTAACGGGAGGCAATTTTTTATGTTTGCGAATTTGATTAAGCAAAGCTCTGCGCAAAGCATCATTATGAAAAACATCATGAACATACGTACCGATAACGTTGTCTTTAACCGTTCCTTCTTTTTCATGATCTACCACTGCAAAAGCTTCCGTCGTACTCTTAGAAACCGTCTTTCCCATATGAATTTCGTAGCCTTCAATCGAAACTCTTTCACTTTCTAGCTGGACATACCCAGAAACTCTTTCTGTTTTTTTGCTGGTTGTCATAACGGTTTCCACTGGAAGCAAACCCAGCCCTTTAATGGATTCAATCCGAGATTCTACTGCATCAGGGTCTGTAATTGTCTCCCCTAGCATTTGATATCCTCCGCAGATGCCAATGACGTGAACGTTCGTTGTGTTCAAAACTTGATTAATGGCTAGAGCCAGGCCGCTTTCTTGTAAAAACTGCGCATCTTCAATCGTATTTTTGCTTCCTGGTAAAACAATTAAATCAGGCGTACCTAATTGCGACGGCTTGGTTACAAGCCTCACATGACAGTCTTCTTCTAAGCTTAAAGGATCGATGTCTGTAAAATTTGAGATGCGTGGATACGAAATAACCGCAATATCAATTTCTTTTAACGGATTCACAAGCGTTGAGTAATTTCTGAGTGATAACGAATCTTCCGCGTCAATTTCCACGTTGTGCATATAAGGAATAACTCCTAGAACTGGAACACCCGTGTATTCTTCAAACCACTTCAACCCTGGTTTTAAAAGTTCTAAATCTCCTCGGAATTTATTAATTAACACCCCGATAACTCTAGACTTGTGTTCATCTGGAAGCAATTGAAGAGTACCCACTAAGCTCGCAAAAACCCCTCCTTTATCAATATCTCCTACTAACACAACAGGCGCTTGGGCTATTTTTGCAACGCGCATATTTACGAGTTCCCGGTCGTTCAAATTCACTTCAGCAGGACTTCCAGCACCTTCAATCACAATTCGATCATAATGCTTGGCAAGTTCTTTATAAGACTCTGTGATAACGTTTAACCCTTCATTAAAAAATTCTTGCCGATACTGAAAAGCAAACATATTACGAAGCGGCTTTCCATGAACGACAATTTGAGATTCATGATCACGAGTTGGTTTAATTAAAATAGGGTTCATATTGGTTGTTGCTTCTACCCCAGCCGCTTCTGCTTGAATTCCTTGCGCTCTGCCAATTTCTTTTCCATCCATTGTAATGTATGAATTAAGCGCCATGTTTTGCGATTTAAACGGTGCAGTTTGATAGCCGTCTTCTTTAAAAATACGGCAAAATGCTGTAGCAATCATACTTTTTCCAGCGTCTGAGTGCGTTCCTTGAATCATAAGAGGTTTTCCTTTTTTCACTTTATCCACTCCCTATCACATAAAAAAACCTTAACTGTAAAAGTCAAGGTTTGGTCATGCG
This genomic interval carries:
- a CDS encoding FecCD family ABC transporter permease translates to MIFKNIFFNKTSILYIGSLFIVCTSVIMGVFIGTVSLTVGDTIKIIIGHLTGLSLYHGPENMDLIIWQIRFPRVLVAFLVGASLSIAGAAFQGLLRNSLADPYTIGVSSGATLGSVMAIYFHWSIFGLSIFTLPVVGIVSGFITLLLVFGITKLASGNLANETIILAGIILSSFMSALISLIVALSPEEDVRQVLYWLMGSVSMRGWSHIQILGPFFLVGTIMLLLHVKELNGLAFGDQSAQFMGIDVKKKKRIILIGASVLTGAAVSVSGAIGFVGLVIPHVVRLVAGANHKHVLPLSILIGGSYLVLADLLARTILEPRELPIGVVTALIGSPIFTLLLVKERMRKRGIS
- a CDS encoding cobyric acid synthase; the protein is MDKVKKGKPLMIQGTHSDAGKSMIATAFCRIFKEDGYQTAPFKSQNMALNSYITMDGKEIGRAQGIQAEAAGVEATTNMNPILIKPTRDHESQIVVHGKPLRNMFAFQYRQEFFNEGLNVITESYKELAKHYDRIVIEGAGSPAEVNLNDRELVNMRVAKIAQAPVVLVGDIDKGGVFASLVGTLQLLPDEHKSRVIGVLINKFRGDLELLKPGLKWFEEYTGVPVLGVIPYMHNVEIDAEDSLSLRNYSTLVNPLKEIDIAVISYPRISNFTDIDPLSLEEDCHVRLVTKPSQLGTPDLIVLPGSKNTIEDAQFLQESGLALAINQVLNTTNVHVIGICGGYQMLGETITDPDAVESRIESIKGLGLLPVETVMTTSKKTERVSGYVQLESERVSIEGYEIHMGKTVSKSTTEAFAVVDHEKEGTVKDNVIGTYVHDVFHNDALRRALLNQIRKHKKLPPVTDTFNSRLRKEESFSKAAAYVREAVDMEKLYHLIDNYKSPEQAQKV